A single region of the Oryzias melastigma strain HK-1 linkage group LG23, ASM292280v2, whole genome shotgun sequence genome encodes:
- the vezt gene encoding vezatin isoform X4, translating to MGDLQENSPLFQCLQDLGYTDFEACPTASQQEECGGQEEDFISAGEDTQGASRGRLRRLVEALWTWSPFFQAGGSQKLEKQLDSVFGQYSVRCILDQDVLLQEDVELIELLDPSLLSLSSSPSGSPTRASALPKPSFISKPSLWDVAALLGLAAVLLGLCSSSSSDGPWLLAVAPLGLTLLGWAGLRGATLWRRGRMQRAAHSRATQLQSLVHDSKTLTGLSRKALCLVQETEVISRGFTLLLDRVSAASSFSRAGPAAMPRGQQLIGLRKALYRALRSAFRASRRATCHMLKAFPLNSEIDNVTNYVCAVPLKELGLGLGIEHLGDEQAQELTDDYSLPALKMLFQLWVGQSSECFRRLALLLSPYRADEPEEGKSKAAGTPRLPMHRSIAAMSEPLHHALASCLGEVQRSYDFHRHFETQPRAAGSDRTGRAREKCRELNTLHTSIRSLQLHLKALLSEMIILEDDLEKLMVSRELTELTLDGYQDLSERLQQLQPHMQASTSCWEDTVSQVERMLRRANACTGNPPPLERCDPPEPAAPAPPPSFPLILDKDPVPEELEWEAYVSDSDSDGEGGGSWSDVFSPEERERQRREREESRRVLSELKAVLGFRASEGERMKRKQLLFNDQAAVLPSALSESSDPATELSDKLLDEGGNHVSQPSAGNGEERGEGRAGRGTPDPSADPTTEFSCGVEHEDPGATTVSSRGGGGASELHQYDGVEGEGQDALECFLRPKILAVTVMDRLTEMHGSETVSFSSAIAAQVAARSQSLMSMEEQTFGDDEEEEQEEEESNRRTGEGQT from the exons ATGGGAGACTTACAGGAG AACTCGCCGCTTTTCCAGTGCCTGCAGGATTTAGGATACACCGACTTCGAGGCATGTCCGACGGCATCGCAGCAGGAGGAATGTGGAGGACAAGAGGAGGACTTCATCTCCGCAGGAGAAGACACTCAGGGAGCTTCA AGAGGACGCTTACGGAGACTGGTTGAGGCCTTGTGGACATGGAGTCCCTTTTTCCAGGCGGGTGGATCCCAAAAGCTGGAAAAGCAGCTG GACTCGGTGTTCGGTCAGTACTCGGTCCGGTGCATTCTGGACCAGGACGTCCTGCTGCAGGAGGATGTGGAGCTGATCGAGCTGCTGGACCCCAGTCTGCTCTCCCTCAGCTCATCGCCCTCCGGGTCGCCCACCCGGGCCAGCGCCCTTCCCAAACCCAGCTTCATCTCCAAGCCTTCCCTCTG gGATGTGGCAGCGCTGCTGGGCCTGGCTGCAGTCCTGCTGGggctctgctcctcctcctcctctgacgGCCCGTGGCTGCTGGCCGTGGCCCCATTGGGCCTGACGCTGCTGGGCTGGGCCGGGCTGAGGGGCGCCACCCTGTGGAGACGAGGCCGGATGCAGAGAGCCGCCCACAGCCGGGCCACGCAGCTCCAGTCTCTGGTCCACGACAGCAAAACTCTGACCGGACTGTCTCGCAAAGCCCTGTGTTTGGTGCAGGAGACCGAGGTCATCTCCAGAGGATTCACCCT TTTACTCGACAGGGTGAGTGCGGCCAGCTCCTTTAGCAGGGCGGGGCCGGCGGCGATGCCACGCGGCCAGCAGCTCATCGGACTGAGGAAGGCCTTGTACCGGGCTCTCCGCTCAGCCTTTAGAGCCTCTCGGAGGGCCACCTGTCACATGCTCAAGGC GTTTCCTTTGAACTCTGAGATCGATAATGTTACCAACTACGTGTGCGCGGTTCCTCTGAAAGAGCTGGGACTCGGCTTGGGAATCGAACATTTGGGGGACGAGCAGGCGCAGGAGCTGACCGACGACTACAGCCTGCCTGCTCTGAAG ATGCTCTTCCAGCTGTGGGTGGGGCAGAGCTCTGAATGTTTCCGGCGGTTGGCCCTTCTTCTGTCTCCGTACCGCGCAGACGAGCCGGAGGAGGGCAAGTCCAAAGCGGCCGGCACTCCCCGCCTCCCGATGCACCGCTCCATCGCCGCCATGTCCGAGCCGCTGCACCACGCCCTCGCCAGCTGTCTGGGCGAAGTGCAGCGCAGCTATGACTTCCATCGACACTTTGAGACCCAGCCCAGGGCGGCGGGCTCGGACAGGACCGGGCGAGCCCGAGAGAAATGCCGGGAGCTCAACACCCTGCACACGTCCATCCGGAGCCTGCAGCTGCACCTCAAGGCCCTGCTGAGCGA GATGATCATCCTGGAGGACGACCTGGAGAAGCTGATGGTGTCCAGGGAGCTGACGGAGCTGACGCTGGACGGTTACCAGGACCTCAGCGagcggctgcagcagctgcagccacacatGCAGGCCAGCACCAGCTGCTGGGAGGACACCGTCAGCCAGGTGGAGCGCATGCTGAGACGAGCCAACGCATGCACAG GTAACCCCCCCCCTCTGGAGCGCTGTGATCCTCCTgagcctgcagctcctgctcctcctccatcctTCCCCTTGATTCTGGATAAAGACCCGGTGCCAGAGGAGCTG GAATGGGAGGCCTACGTGTCCGACTCGGACTCTGACGGGGAAGGAGGGGGGTCATGGTCGGACGTGTTTTCTCCAGAGGAGCGGGAACGACAGCGGAGGGAGAGGGAGGAGTCCCGCCGCGTCCTGTCGGAGCTCAAAGCTGTCCTGGGCTTCCGTGCGTCCGAGGgggagaggatgaagaggaaacAGCTGCTGTTCAACGACCAAG CTGCTGTTCTGCCATCGGCTCTTAGTGAAAGTTCAGATCCTGCGACGGAGCTGTCCGACAAACTCCTAGATGAAGGAGGGAACCACGTATCCCAGCCCTCCGCAGGAAACGGAGAGGAGAGAGGGGAAGGAAGAGCTGGCAGGGGGACGCCTGACCCCTCTGCAGACCCCACGACAGAATTCAGCTGCGGCGTGGAGCACGAGGACCCCGGAGCCACAACggtcagcagcagaggagggggaggagcctcagAACTGCACCAGTATGATGGTGTGGAGGGGGAGGGCCAGGATGCTCTGGAGTGCTTCCTGAGGCCAAAAATCCTCGCCGTCAccgtgatggacagactgactgAGATGCACGGCTCAGAGACTGTGAGTTTCAGCTCCGCCATCGCCGCTCAGGTCGCCGCACGCTCGCAATCGCTGATGAGCATGGAGGAGCAGACGTTTggagatgatgaggaggaggagcaggaagaggaggagagcaaTAGAAGAACAGGGGAAGGACAAACCTGA
- the vezt gene encoding vezatin isoform X6 encodes MESLFPGGWIPKAGKAAVFASLQDSVFGQYSVRCILDQDVLLQEDVELIELLDPSLLSLSSSPSGSPTRASALPKPSFISKPSLWDVAALLGLAAVLLGLCSSSSSDGPWLLAVAPLGLTLLGWAGLRGATLWRRGRMQRAAHSRATQLQSLVHDSKTLTGLSRKALCLVQETEVISRGFTLLLDRVSAASSFSRAGPAAMPRGQQLIGLRKALYRALRSAFRASRRATCHMLKAFPLNSEIDNVTNYVCAVPLKELGLGLGIEHLGDEQAQELTDDYSLPALKMLFQLWVGQSSECFRRLALLLSPYRADEPEEGKSKAAGTPRLPMHRSIAAMSEPLHHALASCLGEVQRSYDFHRHFETQPRAAGSDRTGRAREKCRELNTLHTSIRSLQLHLKALLSEMIILEDDLEKLMVSRELTELTLDGYQDLSERLQQLQPHMQASTSCWEDTVSQVERMLRRANACTGNPPPLERCDPPEPAAPAPPPSFPLILDKDPVPEELEWEAYVSDSDSDGEGGGSWSDVFSPEERERQRREREESRRVLSELKAVLGFRASEGERMKRKQLLFNDQAAVLPSALSESSDPATELSDKLLDEGGNHVSQPSAGNGEERGEGRAGRGTPDPSADPTTEFSCGVEHEDPGATTVSSRGGGGASELHQYDGVEGEGQDALECFLRPKILAVTVMDRLTEMHGSETVSFSSAIAAQVAARSQSLMSMEEQTFGDDEEEEQEEEESNRRTGEGQT; translated from the exons ATGGAGTCCCTTTTTCCAGGCGGGTGGATCCCAAAAGCTGGAAAAGCAGCTG TGTTTGCTTCCCTGCAGGACTCGGTGTTCGGTCAGTACTCGGTCCGGTGCATTCTGGACCAGGACGTCCTGCTGCAGGAGGATGTGGAGCTGATCGAGCTGCTGGACCCCAGTCTGCTCTCCCTCAGCTCATCGCCCTCCGGGTCGCCCACCCGGGCCAGCGCCCTTCCCAAACCCAGCTTCATCTCCAAGCCTTCCCTCTG gGATGTGGCAGCGCTGCTGGGCCTGGCTGCAGTCCTGCTGGggctctgctcctcctcctcctctgacgGCCCGTGGCTGCTGGCCGTGGCCCCATTGGGCCTGACGCTGCTGGGCTGGGCCGGGCTGAGGGGCGCCACCCTGTGGAGACGAGGCCGGATGCAGAGAGCCGCCCACAGCCGGGCCACGCAGCTCCAGTCTCTGGTCCACGACAGCAAAACTCTGACCGGACTGTCTCGCAAAGCCCTGTGTTTGGTGCAGGAGACCGAGGTCATCTCCAGAGGATTCACCCT TTTACTCGACAGGGTGAGTGCGGCCAGCTCCTTTAGCAGGGCGGGGCCGGCGGCGATGCCACGCGGCCAGCAGCTCATCGGACTGAGGAAGGCCTTGTACCGGGCTCTCCGCTCAGCCTTTAGAGCCTCTCGGAGGGCCACCTGTCACATGCTCAAGGC GTTTCCTTTGAACTCTGAGATCGATAATGTTACCAACTACGTGTGCGCGGTTCCTCTGAAAGAGCTGGGACTCGGCTTGGGAATCGAACATTTGGGGGACGAGCAGGCGCAGGAGCTGACCGACGACTACAGCCTGCCTGCTCTGAAG ATGCTCTTCCAGCTGTGGGTGGGGCAGAGCTCTGAATGTTTCCGGCGGTTGGCCCTTCTTCTGTCTCCGTACCGCGCAGACGAGCCGGAGGAGGGCAAGTCCAAAGCGGCCGGCACTCCCCGCCTCCCGATGCACCGCTCCATCGCCGCCATGTCCGAGCCGCTGCACCACGCCCTCGCCAGCTGTCTGGGCGAAGTGCAGCGCAGCTATGACTTCCATCGACACTTTGAGACCCAGCCCAGGGCGGCGGGCTCGGACAGGACCGGGCGAGCCCGAGAGAAATGCCGGGAGCTCAACACCCTGCACACGTCCATCCGGAGCCTGCAGCTGCACCTCAAGGCCCTGCTGAGCGA GATGATCATCCTGGAGGACGACCTGGAGAAGCTGATGGTGTCCAGGGAGCTGACGGAGCTGACGCTGGACGGTTACCAGGACCTCAGCGagcggctgcagcagctgcagccacacatGCAGGCCAGCACCAGCTGCTGGGAGGACACCGTCAGCCAGGTGGAGCGCATGCTGAGACGAGCCAACGCATGCACAG GTAACCCCCCCCCTCTGGAGCGCTGTGATCCTCCTgagcctgcagctcctgctcctcctccatcctTCCCCTTGATTCTGGATAAAGACCCGGTGCCAGAGGAGCTG GAATGGGAGGCCTACGTGTCCGACTCGGACTCTGACGGGGAAGGAGGGGGGTCATGGTCGGACGTGTTTTCTCCAGAGGAGCGGGAACGACAGCGGAGGGAGAGGGAGGAGTCCCGCCGCGTCCTGTCGGAGCTCAAAGCTGTCCTGGGCTTCCGTGCGTCCGAGGgggagaggatgaagaggaaacAGCTGCTGTTCAACGACCAAG CTGCTGTTCTGCCATCGGCTCTTAGTGAAAGTTCAGATCCTGCGACGGAGCTGTCCGACAAACTCCTAGATGAAGGAGGGAACCACGTATCCCAGCCCTCCGCAGGAAACGGAGAGGAGAGAGGGGAAGGAAGAGCTGGCAGGGGGACGCCTGACCCCTCTGCAGACCCCACGACAGAATTCAGCTGCGGCGTGGAGCACGAGGACCCCGGAGCCACAACggtcagcagcagaggagggggaggagcctcagAACTGCACCAGTATGATGGTGTGGAGGGGGAGGGCCAGGATGCTCTGGAGTGCTTCCTGAGGCCAAAAATCCTCGCCGTCAccgtgatggacagactgactgAGATGCACGGCTCAGAGACTGTGAGTTTCAGCTCCGCCATCGCCGCTCAGGTCGCCGCACGCTCGCAATCGCTGATGAGCATGGAGGAGCAGACGTTTggagatgatgaggaggaggagcaggaagaggaggagagcaaTAGAAGAACAGGGGAAGGACAAACCTGA
- the vezt gene encoding vezatin isoform X2: MYFQWKCRKIFGFSAVDTIVSVEKAAVRSPNSPLFQCLQDLGYTDFEACPTASQQEECGGQEEDFISAGEDTQGASRGRLRRLVEALWTWSPFFQAGGSQKLEKQLDSVFGQYSVRCILDQDVLLQEDVELIELLDPSLLSLSSSPSGSPTRASALPKPSFISKPSLWDVAALLGLAAVLLGLCSSSSSDGPWLLAVAPLGLTLLGWAGLRGATLWRRGRMQRAAHSRATQLQSLVHDSKTLTGLSRKALCLVQETEVISRGFTLVSAASSFSRAGPAAMPRGQQLIGLRKALYRALRSAFRASRRATCHMLKAFPLNSEIDNVTNYVCAVPLKELGLGLGIEHLGDEQAQELTDDYSLPALKMLFQLWVGQSSECFRRLALLLSPYRADEPEEGKSKAAGTPRLPMHRSIAAMSEPLHHALASCLGEVQRSYDFHRHFETQPRAAGSDRTGRAREKCRELNTLHTSIRSLQLHLKALLSEMIILEDDLEKLMVSRELTELTLDGYQDLSERLQQLQPHMQASTSCWEDTVSQVERMLRRANACTGNPPPLERCDPPEPAAPAPPPSFPLILDKDPVPEELEWEAYVSDSDSDGEGGGSWSDVFSPEERERQRREREESRRVLSELKAVLGFRASEGERMKRKQLLFNDQAAVLPSALSESSDPATELSDKLLDEGGNHVSQPSAGNGEERGEGRAGRGTPDPSADPTTEFSCGVEHEDPGATTVSSRGGGGASELHQYDGVEGEGQDALECFLRPKILAVTVMDRLTEMHGSETVSFSSAIAAQVAARSQSLMSMEEQTFGDDEEEEQEEEESNRRTGEGQT, encoded by the exons ATGTACTTTCAATGGAAATGCAGGAAAATCTTCGGTTTTTCCGCCGTCGACACCATTGTCAGCGTGGAAAAGGCCGCAGTGAGATCACCG AACTCGCCGCTTTTCCAGTGCCTGCAGGATTTAGGATACACCGACTTCGAGGCATGTCCGACGGCATCGCAGCAGGAGGAATGTGGAGGACAAGAGGAGGACTTCATCTCCGCAGGAGAAGACACTCAGGGAGCTTCA AGAGGACGCTTACGGAGACTGGTTGAGGCCTTGTGGACATGGAGTCCCTTTTTCCAGGCGGGTGGATCCCAAAAGCTGGAAAAGCAGCTG GACTCGGTGTTCGGTCAGTACTCGGTCCGGTGCATTCTGGACCAGGACGTCCTGCTGCAGGAGGATGTGGAGCTGATCGAGCTGCTGGACCCCAGTCTGCTCTCCCTCAGCTCATCGCCCTCCGGGTCGCCCACCCGGGCCAGCGCCCTTCCCAAACCCAGCTTCATCTCCAAGCCTTCCCTCTG gGATGTGGCAGCGCTGCTGGGCCTGGCTGCAGTCCTGCTGGggctctgctcctcctcctcctctgacgGCCCGTGGCTGCTGGCCGTGGCCCCATTGGGCCTGACGCTGCTGGGCTGGGCCGGGCTGAGGGGCGCCACCCTGTGGAGACGAGGCCGGATGCAGAGAGCCGCCCACAGCCGGGCCACGCAGCTCCAGTCTCTGGTCCACGACAGCAAAACTCTGACCGGACTGTCTCGCAAAGCCCTGTGTTTGGTGCAGGAGACCGAGGTCATCTCCAGAGGATTCACCCT GGTGAGTGCGGCCAGCTCCTTTAGCAGGGCGGGGCCGGCGGCGATGCCACGCGGCCAGCAGCTCATCGGACTGAGGAAGGCCTTGTACCGGGCTCTCCGCTCAGCCTTTAGAGCCTCTCGGAGGGCCACCTGTCACATGCTCAAGGC GTTTCCTTTGAACTCTGAGATCGATAATGTTACCAACTACGTGTGCGCGGTTCCTCTGAAAGAGCTGGGACTCGGCTTGGGAATCGAACATTTGGGGGACGAGCAGGCGCAGGAGCTGACCGACGACTACAGCCTGCCTGCTCTGAAG ATGCTCTTCCAGCTGTGGGTGGGGCAGAGCTCTGAATGTTTCCGGCGGTTGGCCCTTCTTCTGTCTCCGTACCGCGCAGACGAGCCGGAGGAGGGCAAGTCCAAAGCGGCCGGCACTCCCCGCCTCCCGATGCACCGCTCCATCGCCGCCATGTCCGAGCCGCTGCACCACGCCCTCGCCAGCTGTCTGGGCGAAGTGCAGCGCAGCTATGACTTCCATCGACACTTTGAGACCCAGCCCAGGGCGGCGGGCTCGGACAGGACCGGGCGAGCCCGAGAGAAATGCCGGGAGCTCAACACCCTGCACACGTCCATCCGGAGCCTGCAGCTGCACCTCAAGGCCCTGCTGAGCGA GATGATCATCCTGGAGGACGACCTGGAGAAGCTGATGGTGTCCAGGGAGCTGACGGAGCTGACGCTGGACGGTTACCAGGACCTCAGCGagcggctgcagcagctgcagccacacatGCAGGCCAGCACCAGCTGCTGGGAGGACACCGTCAGCCAGGTGGAGCGCATGCTGAGACGAGCCAACGCATGCACAG GTAACCCCCCCCCTCTGGAGCGCTGTGATCCTCCTgagcctgcagctcctgctcctcctccatcctTCCCCTTGATTCTGGATAAAGACCCGGTGCCAGAGGAGCTG GAATGGGAGGCCTACGTGTCCGACTCGGACTCTGACGGGGAAGGAGGGGGGTCATGGTCGGACGTGTTTTCTCCAGAGGAGCGGGAACGACAGCGGAGGGAGAGGGAGGAGTCCCGCCGCGTCCTGTCGGAGCTCAAAGCTGTCCTGGGCTTCCGTGCGTCCGAGGgggagaggatgaagaggaaacAGCTGCTGTTCAACGACCAAG CTGCTGTTCTGCCATCGGCTCTTAGTGAAAGTTCAGATCCTGCGACGGAGCTGTCCGACAAACTCCTAGATGAAGGAGGGAACCACGTATCCCAGCCCTCCGCAGGAAACGGAGAGGAGAGAGGGGAAGGAAGAGCTGGCAGGGGGACGCCTGACCCCTCTGCAGACCCCACGACAGAATTCAGCTGCGGCGTGGAGCACGAGGACCCCGGAGCCACAACggtcagcagcagaggagggggaggagcctcagAACTGCACCAGTATGATGGTGTGGAGGGGGAGGGCCAGGATGCTCTGGAGTGCTTCCTGAGGCCAAAAATCCTCGCCGTCAccgtgatggacagactgactgAGATGCACGGCTCAGAGACTGTGAGTTTCAGCTCCGCCATCGCCGCTCAGGTCGCCGCACGCTCGCAATCGCTGATGAGCATGGAGGAGCAGACGTTTggagatgatgaggaggaggagcaggaagaggaggagagcaaTAGAAGAACAGGGGAAGGACAAACCTGA
- the vezt gene encoding vezatin isoform X1 — MYFQWKCRKIFGFSAVDTIVSVEKAAVRSPNSPLFQCLQDLGYTDFEACPTASQQEECGGQEEDFISAGEDTQGASRGRLRRLVEALWTWSPFFQAGGSQKLEKQLDSVFGQYSVRCILDQDVLLQEDVELIELLDPSLLSLSSSPSGSPTRASALPKPSFISKPSLWDVAALLGLAAVLLGLCSSSSSDGPWLLAVAPLGLTLLGWAGLRGATLWRRGRMQRAAHSRATQLQSLVHDSKTLTGLSRKALCLVQETEVISRGFTLLLDRVSAASSFSRAGPAAMPRGQQLIGLRKALYRALRSAFRASRRATCHMLKAFPLNSEIDNVTNYVCAVPLKELGLGLGIEHLGDEQAQELTDDYSLPALKMLFQLWVGQSSECFRRLALLLSPYRADEPEEGKSKAAGTPRLPMHRSIAAMSEPLHHALASCLGEVQRSYDFHRHFETQPRAAGSDRTGRAREKCRELNTLHTSIRSLQLHLKALLSEMIILEDDLEKLMVSRELTELTLDGYQDLSERLQQLQPHMQASTSCWEDTVSQVERMLRRANACTGNPPPLERCDPPEPAAPAPPPSFPLILDKDPVPEELEWEAYVSDSDSDGEGGGSWSDVFSPEERERQRREREESRRVLSELKAVLGFRASEGERMKRKQLLFNDQAAVLPSALSESSDPATELSDKLLDEGGNHVSQPSAGNGEERGEGRAGRGTPDPSADPTTEFSCGVEHEDPGATTVSSRGGGGASELHQYDGVEGEGQDALECFLRPKILAVTVMDRLTEMHGSETVSFSSAIAAQVAARSQSLMSMEEQTFGDDEEEEQEEEESNRRTGEGQT, encoded by the exons ATGTACTTTCAATGGAAATGCAGGAAAATCTTCGGTTTTTCCGCCGTCGACACCATTGTCAGCGTGGAAAAGGCCGCAGTGAGATCACCG AACTCGCCGCTTTTCCAGTGCCTGCAGGATTTAGGATACACCGACTTCGAGGCATGTCCGACGGCATCGCAGCAGGAGGAATGTGGAGGACAAGAGGAGGACTTCATCTCCGCAGGAGAAGACACTCAGGGAGCTTCA AGAGGACGCTTACGGAGACTGGTTGAGGCCTTGTGGACATGGAGTCCCTTTTTCCAGGCGGGTGGATCCCAAAAGCTGGAAAAGCAGCTG GACTCGGTGTTCGGTCAGTACTCGGTCCGGTGCATTCTGGACCAGGACGTCCTGCTGCAGGAGGATGTGGAGCTGATCGAGCTGCTGGACCCCAGTCTGCTCTCCCTCAGCTCATCGCCCTCCGGGTCGCCCACCCGGGCCAGCGCCCTTCCCAAACCCAGCTTCATCTCCAAGCCTTCCCTCTG gGATGTGGCAGCGCTGCTGGGCCTGGCTGCAGTCCTGCTGGggctctgctcctcctcctcctctgacgGCCCGTGGCTGCTGGCCGTGGCCCCATTGGGCCTGACGCTGCTGGGCTGGGCCGGGCTGAGGGGCGCCACCCTGTGGAGACGAGGCCGGATGCAGAGAGCCGCCCACAGCCGGGCCACGCAGCTCCAGTCTCTGGTCCACGACAGCAAAACTCTGACCGGACTGTCTCGCAAAGCCCTGTGTTTGGTGCAGGAGACCGAGGTCATCTCCAGAGGATTCACCCT TTTACTCGACAGGGTGAGTGCGGCCAGCTCCTTTAGCAGGGCGGGGCCGGCGGCGATGCCACGCGGCCAGCAGCTCATCGGACTGAGGAAGGCCTTGTACCGGGCTCTCCGCTCAGCCTTTAGAGCCTCTCGGAGGGCCACCTGTCACATGCTCAAGGC GTTTCCTTTGAACTCTGAGATCGATAATGTTACCAACTACGTGTGCGCGGTTCCTCTGAAAGAGCTGGGACTCGGCTTGGGAATCGAACATTTGGGGGACGAGCAGGCGCAGGAGCTGACCGACGACTACAGCCTGCCTGCTCTGAAG ATGCTCTTCCAGCTGTGGGTGGGGCAGAGCTCTGAATGTTTCCGGCGGTTGGCCCTTCTTCTGTCTCCGTACCGCGCAGACGAGCCGGAGGAGGGCAAGTCCAAAGCGGCCGGCACTCCCCGCCTCCCGATGCACCGCTCCATCGCCGCCATGTCCGAGCCGCTGCACCACGCCCTCGCCAGCTGTCTGGGCGAAGTGCAGCGCAGCTATGACTTCCATCGACACTTTGAGACCCAGCCCAGGGCGGCGGGCTCGGACAGGACCGGGCGAGCCCGAGAGAAATGCCGGGAGCTCAACACCCTGCACACGTCCATCCGGAGCCTGCAGCTGCACCTCAAGGCCCTGCTGAGCGA GATGATCATCCTGGAGGACGACCTGGAGAAGCTGATGGTGTCCAGGGAGCTGACGGAGCTGACGCTGGACGGTTACCAGGACCTCAGCGagcggctgcagcagctgcagccacacatGCAGGCCAGCACCAGCTGCTGGGAGGACACCGTCAGCCAGGTGGAGCGCATGCTGAGACGAGCCAACGCATGCACAG GTAACCCCCCCCCTCTGGAGCGCTGTGATCCTCCTgagcctgcagctcctgctcctcctccatcctTCCCCTTGATTCTGGATAAAGACCCGGTGCCAGAGGAGCTG GAATGGGAGGCCTACGTGTCCGACTCGGACTCTGACGGGGAAGGAGGGGGGTCATGGTCGGACGTGTTTTCTCCAGAGGAGCGGGAACGACAGCGGAGGGAGAGGGAGGAGTCCCGCCGCGTCCTGTCGGAGCTCAAAGCTGTCCTGGGCTTCCGTGCGTCCGAGGgggagaggatgaagaggaaacAGCTGCTGTTCAACGACCAAG CTGCTGTTCTGCCATCGGCTCTTAGTGAAAGTTCAGATCCTGCGACGGAGCTGTCCGACAAACTCCTAGATGAAGGAGGGAACCACGTATCCCAGCCCTCCGCAGGAAACGGAGAGGAGAGAGGGGAAGGAAGAGCTGGCAGGGGGACGCCTGACCCCTCTGCAGACCCCACGACAGAATTCAGCTGCGGCGTGGAGCACGAGGACCCCGGAGCCACAACggtcagcagcagaggagggggaggagcctcagAACTGCACCAGTATGATGGTGTGGAGGGGGAGGGCCAGGATGCTCTGGAGTGCTTCCTGAGGCCAAAAATCCTCGCCGTCAccgtgatggacagactgactgAGATGCACGGCTCAGAGACTGTGAGTTTCAGCTCCGCCATCGCCGCTCAGGTCGCCGCACGCTCGCAATCGCTGATGAGCATGGAGGAGCAGACGTTTggagatgatgaggaggaggagcaggaagaggaggagagcaaTAGAAGAACAGGGGAAGGACAAACCTGA